The following is a genomic window from Saccopteryx bilineata isolate mSacBil1 chromosome 4, mSacBil1_pri_phased_curated, whole genome shotgun sequence.
ATATAAACATCAACGGTTCTGTTTGGGTGAGAGCGAAAGGTGTTGGAGGCCCACTTAATAAGACGACACAATTGTTGGTTGGTCTTAAAATGACTCCAAAGGGCAGATGGATGTTTTCACCTACCAAGAACTGCAAGTGCATAGTTCagagataatttttttcctgtctgtGGATTGCTCACCTAACATAAAGTTCAACAGCTAATAGTTTCAGATTGATCTGATTGCATTCAGATTTTTATGGTATAGTATGTTGAGAAGTTGTTACTGCTATTTTAAGTGGAAAAGATCTAATTGTAAGGTGATGGTAATGTGACCTACCACGTAAATATTCAAAAAGCTACAAAAAGAACCCATAGATTATAGGattataatatctttaaaatgtgtatctttaaattttatgtctATTTTAATACCTCAGAGACAAGTGTggcttatataaaataataaggcAGTTAGACAAAGACAATTGTCTAACCATACGATTTAATGCatatgtggaagctaatgaacaaaattaactaaccaacaaaatggaaacagactcatagagaacagacaGACTGCTGTCagagatgggtgaaaaaggtaaagggagtagccccccacccccaaaatacCCTCATATGTAtgaacaacagtatggtgattaccagaggtaaaggaggtggggaaagtagaagaaagtataagggggataaatggtgatggaaaaagatTTGACTAGAGGTGGTGAacgcacaatacaatatacagataatatattatagaattgtacatctgaaacctatataattatattgaccaatgtcatctccataaattcaataaaaaagtaaagaaaaaatagtaattcATCTAAAGGGATTTTTTTCTAGTGTTGCTTATAGATTAAccaagaaaattaatataaacaaaataaccttttttctgtttgtgaccAAAAACAAACATACCTCTTTAAATCACACCAACAGCTTTCTTTTTGAAGAAAGAAGGGTGTGATTCTAagatttcttttagaaaactaaTAGGGCTTGTTTTAAGCCCGCCCTGCTAAGATTTTTCAGAAGGGAGAGATAGGACTTCTTTAATGCTTTCTCTACAGTTAAAATGAGTTATACATTAACTCATTAGATAGAAGCTTCTGAATAAAAGCCCTTGAGTGTTTTATATCAGTTTGGATTATTGAGTCTAACAATTCATGTCTAAGTGACTTCAGTTAGCAGTGTTATATGTAGCTGTATTTATATAAGGATACTAAGTTGATCCAGTTGGAAGTGTTTTGTAATGTTTAAGGATAATGCATAAAAATCAATTATACTTCCATAAGTTGTCCCTGATGTTATAGGCTTTGATTAAAGTCTTCTAGGGGAAGATTCAGTTGTGTTCATTCAAACTGAAGTCATTGGCTCTTTTATGCTGCCTGTTTTTTATTATCAATTTAAAGATCCAAAGGCCAGCaaactttctttctgtctgtgttcAACTATTTAAACCATGTGCAAAAGGAACACATGGGACAATTTTCTTCTGTATCTCTTCTGCCTGAGTATTTTACAATTCAGAGAAGCTTGTTAGTAAAATGGATAATAGAAAAGTAAATGGTTTGTGTAAACCATTTACTTTTACACAGGTAggtaaaaagagggaaagaaacagaccaaaataattcataaaaaatgaaaaattaaaagtagaattctggaatagttttatgtttttgttcattcttttgtttgtttaataaaaataatgaggctCTAATCATAAGAACCCAAAGTAGGCACTAGATATAGAAACCTCTAAGAAGGATGTCATATTGACAAGATCTCAAATCACTTCTAaggataaattttcttttaaaacatagaaTTGCCCAGGAAAGGCGGCATTCTGTTTTACATGTTTGGTGGCATTTTAATAATGGCAACGTACATTCACACAGTGAGTTATCATGTACAAAGATCTATTTTCTTTGTTATCCTTCTATAACCATAGGCAGAAGACAGACATTATTATCACTATCTTTCAGATGGTAATGTTGAAGTGCTAAAGAAGTTAAGTGGGACTAACACTTTTTATACGTGGTGGACCCCATGTTTTTGagctctggccaggaatagaactcaTTTGTATGATTGTCCATTGAGTAAGATTAAATGATTTAGCTTCATGCAGAAAAGTAAATGTCTTTCCTGAGTACTTTAGAATTTACAAGTGGGAATTCAGAAAGAGGTACTATGTTCCATGACTCTGATAATTTGTCTTAAAGTAGAccacttaactttttaaatgaagtCAATTAATCATTCATTATATAATGTGTGCTAAGCATTGACAGCAAAGTAAGGATAGTGAATACCATCCTCAACTTAATTATGAAGAAAGTTAACTGCAGTGCcttcaatgataaaaataattacctCCAGTGACTATACAGAATGAAAAAGGCTTTTATTCTCTTTAAGGCCATTCTTTACATTACCTGTCATGATGCCACTTTACTCAAATCAACATATGTTTACCACATTTTATTATAGCCAGTTGTTTTAAGAGTTGAATTGAAGTAACAATATGTTTAATGTGGTAtgttctcctttcttttattcaCAACCAGGTAAAATTAGGTGAAGATGCCCCCAATTCCAGTGTGGTGCATGTCTCCAATCCTGAAGGATGTGACTACAGTAAAAATGGTGCCCAGGAGAAGACCATTGATGGAGCTGAATGCCATCTTCTTGACTTTGCCAGCCCTGGGCGCCCACTGGTGGTCAACTTTGGCTCAGCCACTTGACCTCCTTTTACTAACCAGCTGCCAGCCTTCAGCAAACTGGTAGAGGAGTTCTCATCAGTGGCTGACTTCCTGTTGGTCTACATTGATGAGGCTCATCCTTCAGATGGTTGGGCGGTGCCTGGGgattcttctttgtcttttgagGTGAAGAAACACCGGAATCAGGAAGACCGATGTGCAGCAGCTCACCAGCTTCTGGAGCGTTTCTCCTTGCCGCCCCAGTGCCGAGTTGTGGCTGACCGCATGGACAATAATGCCAATGTAGCTTATGGGGTAGCCTTTGAACGTGTGTGTATTGTGCAGAGACAGAAAATTGCTTATCTGGGAGGAAAGGGCCCCTTCTACTACAACCTTCAAGAAGTCCGACGTTGGCTGGAGAAGAATTTCACCAAGAGATGAAATCTAGAGTAACTGGTTAAAGGTATGATTGTAATAGAGGTTTATATATaagtgtaaaagaaaagaaactaagaattGAATCCACTATTTCAACTGAATCTCATTGCTTCATGGAAAGACAGGAATTTACATGTCAGAAGAACATAAACGTCTAACATCTCAATACTTCTTTTACCACTCAAATGGCATTTGGCTAAATAATAGCATCATCACttctttttctagaaaaaaaaaaaaaacctttaaaaaatttctgattGGAAAGATTCCAAGATGGAGAGGAAGAAACTCTGCTTGCAATAGCTGATGCATGCTCTGGGACCCAAAGAAAAGACTTACCTGAGTAACTACCATGTTAGGGAAGCTACTGCTCTTGTTTGTATAAGGGATATTGCATAGGCTTTATTCAGCATGGATAGAGCTCAACTagaaaattcttaaatatttacttataagaGGCCTTGAACCCAGGCCATGTGGTTAGGACCTTGGCATTTAATGTGTTAGTTCCTGATGTTTTAGTTCCTAGCCATGTAGCTTCTTATGCCAATCTAAACATCCCAGAACTCACTGGTATATTTGTAGATATCAAGAATCATTCCTACCTGGAGGGTTAAAATGATTATCTGAAATCTGAAAGTTACTTTCAAGGCAGATGAAGAAAGCGCAAGAAGAAAATCAGGTTGACTAGATATGAAAAAGAGGCAGAAGGCTTAGGAAGCTTCGTAGAGTTTCACCTTGAGAGTGGGACTAATTTCTCATCCACAGAAATATGAAAACATACACAAGGCCAGAAAAAGAGTAAGCTCAACTAAAAGTGGCATAGAGAATATACCTAAGAAATCAATCTATTTATCATGTACTCTTAGAttaagggagaaagggagattgAAGGGAAAAACACACTTTAATAATTTGTAATTTTGAGGTATTGGGGAGGGGATAATTGCTTTTGAAACATATTTATAGTGTGTATATTTTCAGTGGGTGAATCACACCCCATGATACTGATAAAGGGTAAAACCAGTGGGTCCAGTAGTGCTGGTACATCCCTCTCCCTGCCTACAATTATGACATAAGCTCACTCATTCTTGATCTCAGTCTCTATAAAAGTGTTTTCTCAATGCTGAGCTCTTCAGCTCCAGTTATGTATATACATTCACTCTCAGATGCTGTGGGAGGTAGGCACCCTACTCATTCAGCTACAGCACTGTTTTCCCTTAGAAATAGGTGAACTATAATGAACAATTGGTGTTAACAAACCCAGTGTCTTTGGTTGCGAAATAGAGGAAGAGAAAGTTAGTTTGAgatcattcccatcagcaatttTGGAGACTTGGATCTAAGGCCATCCTCAGTAGCATGGTATTTGGTAAAATGGAATTCCCATTGACATTTGAATTTGGACTTGGATCTTCCTTTGTTTCTATTAGCTGAGTCCTGGTAATCTAAGGTACATTAacataaagttattttaatatatatatatatatatatatatatatatcacatatctctttaaaataaagtcatGATAACTTTACATATAAGTAATATCTAAATATCATAACCTCCAAAAAAATAGACCTATAAGTTTTGCACTGtaattttttatgataaatttaaAGATGCTATCCAGTCACAGTATAGGGTTGTATCTATATGTATAATCAAAGGTTCTTATGATCATTCCATTAATAATTGaaccataaaataaaactaatagaaAGAGATATCTAAAGTTGAAAATATCTTTCTTAACTAGTTGCTTGAAATGAAAAAACTATGGGTACTGATTGTACAAAAACCagaagtctatttttttaaaaactgaagcaaCATAATAATTGTCTCATTAGTCAGTTTATCGTTTAAATATTAAAGGACCAttttaactgacttttttttttacagcaacatTTAAGCTTCTCAGTATTTTAAATTCTACAAAACACAACCACAAAGAAACAAAGTAGATTTTGAAAatgtgatgtttttaaaattaatttctggaAAATCACATTGAAAATAGATTATTTCAGAGTTAAATAGTTAAATTCTATAACTCAAGGCTTATCAGTGCACTCCACTGATTTTTATCTTCAAAATGGTGTTGAGGTTTATATAGTTCCCTAAAAGAACAATTGGCTGCAGCACACCCACACTGCTGTCCTTAAACTTCCCCTTTGTTCTATGTGTACAATAATGGAACAGGATGTTGGAGAAGCTGGTGGGGGGATGAGATTTGGCGAAGGCAGTCAGTGCTAGTCGTCTAGGGAAAAGGATGATGAAAAATCACCCAGCtgtgatacatttttaaagaaagagaaagttgtGTGCATGCAGTTCCTCTCCCAGAGGATAATCCAATGGAGAAATGAAGCAGTGGAAGTAGACATACAAAGGCATAGGCTGAATATCAGGGAAAAAGACGTGTTCGAGAGAACATGGAAGAGTCACTGGAAGACTGTTGGGGGCCAATGGAGAAAGTGAATAGAAAAAGCTCAGGAATCTTTCAATACATAGAATGGCTTGGTGTTATCAGAATTATGAT
Proteins encoded in this region:
- the DIO2 gene encoding type II iodothyronine deiodinase isoform X1 yields the protein MGILSVDLLITLQILPVFFSNCLFLALYDSVILLKHVVLLLSRSKSTRGEWRRMLTSEGMRCIWKSFLLDAYKQVKLGEDAPNSSVVHVSNPEGCDYSKNGAQEKTIDGAECHLLDFASPGRPLVVNFGSATUPPFTNQLPAFSKLVEEFSSVADFLLVYIDEAHPSDGWAVPGDSSLSFEVKKHRNQEDRCAAAHQLLERFSLPPQCRVVADRMDNNANVAYGVAFERVCIVQRQKIAYLGGKGPFYYNLQEVRRWLEKNFTKRUNLE
- the DIO2 gene encoding type II iodothyronine deiodinase isoform X2 yields the protein MGILSVDLLITLQILPVFFSNCLFLALYDSVILLKHVVLLLSRSKSTRGEWRRMLTSEGMRCIWKSFLLDAYKQVKLGEDAPNSSVVHVSNPEGCDYSKNGAQEKTIDGAECHLLDFASPGRPLVVNFGSATUPPFTNQLPAFSKLVEEFSSVADFLLVYIDEAHPSDGWAVPGDSSLSFEVKKHRNQEDRCAAAHQLLERFSLPPQCRVVADRMDNNANVAYGVAFERVCIVQRQKIAYLGGKGPFYYNLQEVRRWLEKNFTKR